One part of the Microbulbifer sp. THAF38 genome encodes these proteins:
- a CDS encoding glycosyl hydrolase family 32: MAFNLADKWVWDFWFAVDGNQYHMFYLQADKSLGDPELRHWNVSIGHAISTDLIHWSPVQDAIKPSPYQEGDPNEAADSYTTWTGCVHKEDDTWYMFYTGTKRSEKGLIQRVCLATSKDLLNWQKHPENPLVELDPRYYDGLNLDYWHDASWRDPWIIKDPSKPVYHMYVTARCNQGSPDGRGAVGYASSTDLIHWKVGEPILAPGWYGEMEVPQIEKIHGRYYLFCSVSSKFHSQAHRDSMSGTPLTGTKYFVSDSLNGPYKVIGDGFLDADEQGSLYSGRVIQGPDQHWYLLAFNRDDAQGNFIGGVCNPKKIEFLEDGQLKLA, encoded by the coding sequence TATCTACAAGCGGATAAATCCCTTGGTGATCCAGAGTTGCGCCATTGGAATGTCTCAATCGGCCACGCTATTTCCACAGATCTGATTCATTGGAGTCCAGTACAAGACGCCATAAAACCCTCCCCTTATCAGGAGGGTGATCCCAACGAGGCTGCAGATTCCTATACCACCTGGACCGGCTGTGTACACAAGGAAGACGACACCTGGTATATGTTTTATACAGGCACCAAACGTTCGGAAAAAGGGCTTATTCAGCGAGTCTGCCTGGCCACCTCCAAGGATCTTTTAAACTGGCAAAAACACCCGGAAAATCCGCTAGTAGAATTGGACCCCAGGTATTATGACGGCCTGAATCTGGATTACTGGCATGATGCCTCTTGGCGCGACCCCTGGATAATTAAAGATCCCAGTAAGCCTGTTTATCATATGTATGTCACCGCCCGCTGTAATCAAGGCAGTCCCGACGGGCGTGGCGCTGTGGGCTATGCCAGCTCCACCGATCTCATTCATTGGAAGGTTGGAGAACCTATACTGGCGCCGGGCTGGTATGGTGAAATGGAAGTCCCTCAAATTGAGAAAATCCATGGGCGCTACTATCTTTTCTGCTCGGTCTCCAGCAAATTCCACAGCCAAGCTCACCGTGACTCTATGAGTGGAACACCTCTTACCGGTACCAAATACTTTGTCTCCGACTCCCTAAATGGCCCCTATAAAGTTATTGGCGATGGCTTCCTCGACGCTGACGAACAGGGCAGTCTGTATTCCGGCCGGGTGATACAGGGGCCAGACCAACACTGGTACCTGCTCGCTTTTAATCGCGACGATGCACAGGGCAATTTCATCGGCGGGGTATGTAACCCCAAAAAGATCGAATTCCTTGAGGACGGACAGTTAAAACTGGCATAA
- a CDS encoding TonB-dependent receptor, producing MKAEDFQTECKQARGFKPSSIALAVAVASSISAPTIAQEQPEIEEVIITATARPVTKMESSISVSALDTEELSNYAPRSTAEVFRSLPGIRAESSGGGGNANITVRGIPLATGGSKYMQIHEDGLPVLEYGDINFGNTDNFIRADSSLSRIESVRGGSASTFASNSPGGVINMISKTGEEEGGNIDLSFGADYDETRLNFGYGHHLSDTLRFYVGGFLREGEGVRETGFNGDSGGQLKANLTKDFDNGYVRLYYKHLDDRVTTYLPGPVIYKGNGEFGTVANFDASSQTLHSDNYRNLSTFDAYGNPVNRDLSDGIESLVEAYGFESQFEFENGWTITDKFRISDVSGSFISPFTDTFGDYGPQSAQSMADQICVNAISGNGSAVDCSAGTSVTYANGGEVDELAYLNLLFDTEIHDLGLIVNDFKVDKLINDNIVVSAGFYYSKQNIKTSWNSWNALIQTVDGSDSQNLTITANANGDLLVDDGLWSASFLSYAWDLEYETYAPYMNVSFDVGDFTFDISARHDMVNAEGSLVSSCCGGDTDYDINGDGIISDVEDASASDAFGFTGGVITMANGNTQLVDYDADNTSFSLGGNYAINDSMAIFARYSEGGRAIADRLLQINGALNSDGSLSNTTDGFDSVDQLEIGYKFTAGDFDIFATYFNTITEETNAEITSGLTFIREYEAQGIELEGSYIYGDFSLNGNLTWTDAEISKDANNPSVVGNTPRRQADIIYTITPQYNWGDSLTFGASLQGSSEYYVSDSNQLKQDGYVLVNLFGSYYVTEDLTVSFNVNNLTDEFVVTEVEESYAEAGDIVRGRAISGRSTSVSFNYAF from the coding sequence GTGAAGGCAGAGGACTTTCAAACCGAATGCAAGCAGGCCAGGGGCTTTAAACCGAGTTCAATCGCCCTGGCGGTAGCAGTGGCATCCAGTATCAGTGCACCGACAATTGCCCAAGAACAGCCGGAGATTGAAGAAGTCATCATTACCGCTACGGCACGCCCCGTAACGAAAATGGAATCCAGCATCTCCGTTAGCGCCCTAGATACCGAAGAACTGTCTAACTACGCTCCCCGCTCAACCGCTGAAGTTTTCCGCAGCCTGCCTGGTATACGTGCCGAGTCATCCGGTGGTGGTGGCAATGCCAATATCACGGTCAGGGGAATCCCACTGGCCACTGGTGGCTCAAAATATATGCAGATCCACGAAGATGGGCTGCCGGTGCTCGAATATGGCGATATCAATTTCGGCAATACCGACAACTTTATTCGAGCCGATTCTTCCCTATCCCGAATTGAAAGTGTACGCGGCGGCTCCGCTTCCACCTTTGCCAGCAACTCCCCTGGCGGTGTGATCAATATGATCAGCAAGACCGGAGAAGAGGAAGGCGGAAATATAGACCTGTCCTTTGGTGCAGATTACGATGAAACCCGCCTGAACTTCGGCTACGGGCACCACCTCAGCGATACCCTGCGTTTTTATGTAGGCGGCTTCCTGCGCGAGGGGGAAGGTGTTCGTGAAACCGGCTTTAATGGCGATTCCGGTGGCCAATTAAAGGCCAATCTCACCAAAGATTTTGACAACGGTTATGTGCGCCTTTACTACAAACACCTGGACGATCGGGTGACCACTTACCTACCCGGCCCGGTAATCTATAAAGGCAATGGAGAGTTCGGCACTGTAGCCAACTTCGATGCCAGCAGCCAAACACTACACTCTGATAACTACCGCAACCTCTCCACTTTTGATGCCTATGGCAATCCTGTAAATCGAGACCTGAGCGACGGTATTGAATCCCTGGTAGAAGCCTATGGATTTGAGAGTCAATTTGAATTTGAGAATGGCTGGACCATTACTGACAAATTTAGGATTTCCGATGTAAGCGGCAGCTTTATCTCCCCCTTTACTGACACCTTTGGCGATTACGGGCCACAATCCGCACAGAGCATGGCAGACCAGATCTGTGTTAACGCCATTAGCGGGAATGGCTCCGCCGTTGACTGCAGCGCAGGAACCTCTGTGACTTACGCCAATGGTGGAGAGGTCGATGAATTAGCCTATCTGAACTTATTGTTCGATACAGAAATCCATGATTTGGGATTGATCGTCAACGATTTCAAAGTCGACAAGCTCATTAATGACAATATTGTTGTTTCCGCAGGCTTTTACTATTCCAAACAAAATATCAAAACAAGCTGGAATAGTTGGAATGCCTTAATCCAAACCGTAGATGGTAGTGACTCCCAGAATCTAACCATCACAGCGAATGCCAACGGGGATTTGTTAGTAGATGATGGCCTCTGGTCGGCAAGCTTCCTGTCCTATGCATGGGATCTGGAATACGAAACCTACGCTCCTTATATGAACGTGTCTTTCGATGTTGGGGACTTCACCTTTGATATCAGTGCCCGCCACGATATGGTCAATGCAGAAGGTTCTCTGGTTTCCAGTTGCTGTGGCGGCGATACCGATTACGATATTAACGGAGACGGCATTATCAGCGATGTGGAGGATGCCAGTGCATCGGATGCCTTCGGGTTTACCGGTGGCGTTATCACCATGGCCAACGGTAATACTCAGCTGGTCGACTACGATGCAGATAACACCTCTTTCTCCCTGGGGGGCAATTATGCAATTAACGACAGTATGGCAATATTTGCCCGCTACAGCGAAGGTGGCCGCGCAATTGCCGACCGCCTGTTGCAAATTAACGGCGCCTTGAATAGTGATGGCAGCCTCAGCAACACCACCGATGGCTTTGATTCTGTTGACCAGCTGGAGATCGGTTACAAGTTTACCGCTGGTGATTTCGATATTTTTGCCACCTATTTCAATACCATCACCGAAGAAACCAATGCGGAAATCACCAGCGGCCTAACTTTCATACGCGAGTATGAAGCACAAGGTATAGAGCTGGAAGGCTCCTATATTTATGGCGACTTTTCACTTAACGGCAACCTAACCTGGACCGATGCCGAAATCAGCAAAGATGCCAACAACCCATCGGTAGTCGGCAATACTCCCCGCCGTCAGGCAGATATTATTTACACCATCACCCCACAATATAATTGGGGTGACAGCCTTACCTTCGGTGCCAGCCTGCAGGGCTCCTCTGAGTACTACGTTTCAGATTCCAACCAGCTGAAACAAGATGGTTATGTCTTGGTAAATCTGTTCGGCTCTTATTATGTCACTGAGGATCTCACCGTCTCCTTTAATGTAAACAACCTTACTGATGAATTTGTTGTAACTGAGGTTGAAGAGTCTTACGCAGAGGCGGGAGATATTGTTCGCGGCAGGGCCATCAGCGGCCGCTCCACCAGTGTCAGCTTCAATTACGCTTTTTGA
- a CDS encoding ROK family protein — MEVQGKAVNTLLGGIEAGGTKFNCVIAANPDDVWERASFPTTTPEETLGQVIEFFQAGAQRHGPISALGIASFGPVDLNPQSSQYGYITNTPKSGWSNTNLAGQLRVALSIPVAFDTDVNGAALGEHLCGAAVGVKNFVYVTIGTGIGAGVMVDGRLVNGAMHPEIGHMLMPQDRRKDPYPGHCPFHGNCLEGLACGPAIEDRWGLRGQSMDSDHPAWDLQAEYIAIMCVNLTSCYSPERIILGGGVMEQAHLFTRIHDKFLDLAGGYFPQVSRDNIRSFIVPPKLAGRSGEVGSLRMAQALCSSC, encoded by the coding sequence ATGGAAGTGCAAGGCAAAGCAGTAAATACCTTGCTTGGAGGCATAGAGGCCGGCGGCACAAAATTTAATTGTGTAATCGCCGCAAATCCCGATGATGTCTGGGAGAGGGCCAGCTTCCCAACCACCACCCCGGAAGAAACCCTCGGTCAGGTCATTGAATTTTTTCAGGCCGGCGCCCAGCGCCACGGCCCCATTTCCGCACTGGGTATCGCAAGCTTCGGCCCGGTAGATTTGAATCCTCAATCGAGCCAGTACGGGTATATCACTAACACCCCAAAAAGCGGATGGTCCAATACCAACCTGGCCGGCCAATTGCGGGTGGCCCTTTCTATTCCTGTGGCCTTCGACACTGATGTTAATGGTGCGGCACTGGGAGAGCACCTGTGCGGCGCCGCTGTGGGTGTAAAGAATTTTGTCTACGTCACCATCGGCACCGGTATCGGTGCCGGAGTAATGGTAGATGGCAGGCTGGTTAACGGCGCCATGCATCCAGAAATCGGCCATATGTTGATGCCACAGGATCGACGAAAAGACCCCTACCCAGGCCACTGCCCATTCCATGGCAATTGTCTGGAAGGCCTCGCCTGCGGCCCCGCTATTGAAGACCGCTGGGGCCTGCGCGGCCAGAGTATGGACAGTGACCATCCAGCCTGGGATCTACAGGCGGAATACATAGCCATTATGTGCGTGAACCTGACCAGCTGCTACTCGCCAGAGCGAATCATCCTCGGTGGCGGCGTTATGGAACAAGCGCACCTGTTTACACGTATTCACGACAAGTTTCTCGATCTGGCGGGTGGTTATTTTCCCCAGGTATCCCGGGACAATATCCGCTCCTTTATAGTCCCACCAAAACTCGCCGGCCGCTCCGGAGAGGTGGGCTCCCTGCGTATGGCCCAGGCACTTTGCTCCAGCTGTTAG
- a CDS encoding alpha/beta hydrolase yields MKIIKILFIGLMVLATQCVQAGTAEPTTFTRQGILSYNFHSDLLGRGFVIDVLLPLSFNPEDNTRYPVIYMTDGYMNFPMVAPNLIHEQVPDEQGNTKLPPVILVGISHPLDSSNFTLRLTDFTPVPGEIRGNTLGGGANQFLAFLENELKPFINNSFKGDESDETLAGHSLGGLLALHALFNHTDSFDRYVVGSPSIWWADKQILESELAYAERQTDLPKSVYMFIGGEEICLEEGEVCGVQDFRDLAQRLKSRNYESLTLRKRVIKGENHDTVVNPGYDKGIEQVFKSKVLPRKYSF; encoded by the coding sequence ATGAAAATAATTAAAATATTGTTTATAGGCTTAATGGTTTTGGCCACTCAGTGTGTGCAAGCCGGCACCGCTGAACCCACAACATTTACCCGCCAGGGCATTCTCTCTTACAACTTTCATTCCGACTTATTAGGACGTGGATTTGTAATTGACGTGCTACTGCCGCTCTCCTTTAACCCCGAAGACAATACCCGCTATCCGGTCATTTATATGACCGACGGGTATATGAACTTCCCTATGGTGGCACCGAACCTGATCCACGAACAGGTACCCGATGAGCAAGGCAATACCAAGCTACCGCCAGTGATTTTGGTGGGTATCTCACACCCTCTAGACAGTTCTAACTTCACCTTACGTTTAACGGATTTTACTCCAGTACCTGGAGAGATTAGGGGGAATACTCTGGGTGGTGGCGCCAACCAATTTCTGGCGTTTTTGGAGAACGAGCTCAAGCCTTTTATCAATAATTCTTTCAAGGGAGATGAAAGTGACGAAACACTGGCCGGCCACTCCCTCGGCGGGCTCTTAGCCCTGCACGCCCTCTTCAATCACACCGATAGCTTCGACCGCTATGTGGTCGGCAGCCCCAGCATCTGGTGGGCCGATAAGCAAATTCTAGAAAGTGAACTCGCTTACGCTGAACGCCAAACTGACTTACCGAAAAGCGTGTATATGTTTATTGGTGGGGAGGAAATCTGCTTAGAGGAAGGAGAGGTTTGCGGCGTTCAAGACTTTAGGGACCTAGCCCAGCGGCTCAAGTCCCGAAATTACGAAAGTTTGACTTTACGTAAGCGAGTCATTAAAGGTGAAAACCACGATACCGTAGTTAATCCTGGTTACGATAAAGGGATAGAACAGGTTTTTAAAAGCAAAGTGTTACCACGAAAGTATTCGTTTTAA